The following proteins come from a genomic window of Gossypium raimondii isolate GPD5lz chromosome 5, ASM2569854v1, whole genome shotgun sequence:
- the LOC105769268 gene encoding glycine dehydrogenase (decarboxylating), mitochondrial, with the protein MERARKVANRAILKRLVNESKQSRNGEMSSRSPVSYTPSRYVSSLSPFGSKNHSRSDSLGARNVSNNVGFGVGSQIRSISVEALKSSDTFPRRHNSATPEEQTKMAESCGFDSLDALIDATVPKAIRIDSMKFPKFDGGLTESQMIEHMKDLESKNKIFKSFIGMGYYNTHVPPVILRNIMENPAWYTQYTPYQAEISQGRLESLLNFQTMITDLTGLPMSNASLLDEGTAAAEAMAMCNNIVKGKKKTFIIANNCHPQTIDICKTRADGFDLKVVTADLKDIDYSSGDVCGVLVQYPGTEGEILDYGEFVKNAHAQGVKVVMATDLLALIMLKPPGELGADIVVGSAQRFGVPMGYGGPHAAFLATSQEYKRMMPGRIIGVSVDSSGKPALRMAMQTREQHIRRDKATSNICTAQALLANMAAMYAVYHGPEGLKTIAQRVHGLAGAFAVGLKKLGNIEVQGLPFFDTVKVTCADAYAIADAAYKSEINLRVVDAKTITVSFDETTTLDDLDKLFKVFAGGKPVSFTAASLAPEVENAIPSGLLRQSSYLTHQIFNMYHTEHELLRYLHKLQSKDLSLCHSMIPLGSCTMKLNATTEMMPVTWPGFTDIHPFAPSEQAQGYQEMFNNLGDLLCTITGFDSFSLQPNAGAAGEYAGLMVIRAYHKSRGDHHRNVCIIPVSAHGTNPASAAMCGMKIVPVGTDSKGNINIEELRKAAEANRDKLSALMVTYPSTHGVYEEGIDEICRIIHDNGGQVYMDGANMNAQVGLTSPGFIGADVCHLNLHKTFCIPHGGGGPGMGPIGVKKHLAPFLPSHPVVSTGGIPAPDKSHPLGTISAAPWGSALILPISYTYIAMMGSKGLTDASKIAILNANYMAKRLENYYPVLFRGVNGTVAHEFIVDLRGFKNTAGIEPEDVAKRLMDYGFHGPTMSWPVPGTLMIEPTESESKAELDRFCDALISIREEIAQIENGKADIHNNVLKGAPHPPSLLMGDAWTKPYTREYAAFPASWLRTAKFWPTTGRVDNVYGDRNLICTLLPVSQMVEEEAAANA; encoded by the exons ATGGAGCGCGCAAGGAAGGTGGCTAACAGGGCAATCCTGAAACGTTTGGTTAATGAATCCAAGCAATCACGCAATGGTGAAATGAGTTCTAGATCACCTGTTTCCTACACTCCATCAAGGTATGTATCTTCATTGTCACCTTTTGGTTCCAAGAATCATAGCAGATCAGATTCATTAGGTGCTAGAAATGTGTCGAACAATGTTGGTTTTGGTGTTGGGTCACAAATTCGATCCATTTCTGTCGAGGCATTGAAATCAAGCGATACTTTTCCTCGCCGCCATAACTCTGCAACCCCTGAAGAGCAGACCAAGATGGCTGAGTCATGTGGGTTTGATAGCCTCGACGCTCTTATTGACGCAACCGTGCCTAAAGCTATACGTATTGATTCCATGAAGTTTCCCAAGTTTGATGGAGGATTAACTGAGAGCCAAATGATTGAACACATGAAAGATTTGGAATCAAAGAACAAgatttttaagtcttttattggAATGGGTTATTATAACACTCATGTTCCTCCCGTGATTTTGAGGAATATAATGGAGAATCCAGCTTGGTACACTCAATACACTCCGTACCAGGCCGAGATATCTCAAGGACGCCTTGAGTCTTTGCTTAATTTCCAAACTATGATTACGGATCTTACTGGATTGCCTATGTCAAATGCTTCGTTGCTTGATGAGGGAACTGCAGCTGCTGAGGCAATGGCCATGTGTAACAACATAGTGAAAGGAAAGAAGAAGACTTTTATTATTGCAAACAATTGTCATCCTCAGACAATTGATATTTGTAAGACAAGAGCTGATGGTTTTGATCTTAAAGTTGTTACTGCAGATCTTAAGGATATTGATTACAGCTCTGGTGATGTTTGTGGGGTTTTGGTTCAGTATCCGGGTACCGAGGGTGAGATTTTGGACTATGGGGAGTTCGTTAAGAACGCTCATGCACAGGGTGTTAAGGTTGTCATGGCAACTGATTTGTTAGCATTGATAATGTTGAAGCCCCCAGGTGAACTTGGAGCAGATATAGTTGTTGGCTCAGCACAGAGGTTCGGGGTGCCGATGGGGTACGGTGGCCCTCACGCTGCTTTTTTGGCTACTTCCCAAGAGTACAAGAGGATGATGCCAGGGCGAATTATTGGTGTTAGTGTCGATTCTTCAGGGAAGCCTGCTTTGCGTATGGCGATGCAAACGAGGGAGCAACATATTCGCAGGGACAAAGCTACTAGCAACATCTGCACAGCTCAA GCATTACTAGCAAACATGGCTGCTATGTATGCTGTTTATCATGGACCAGAGGGCCTAAAAACCATTGCGCAACGTGTCCACGGTCTTGCTGGGGCATTTGCTGTGGGACTGAAAAAACTTGGAAACATTGAAGTCCAAGGTCTTCCCTTCTTTGATACTGTGAAGGTTACATGTGCTGATGCCTATGCTATTGCTGATGCTGCTTACAAGAGTGAGATTAATTTGCGAGTTGTAGATGCCAAAACT ATCACTGTTTCATTTGATGAAACAACTACCTTGGATGACTTGGACAAGCTTTTCAAAGTATTTGCTGGTGGCAAACCA GTCTCATTCACTGCTGCATCTCTTGCACCAGAGGTTGAGAATGCAATTCCTTCTGGGCTATTAAGACAGAGTTCATATCTTACCCACCAAATATTTAACAT GTATCACACAGAACATGAGTTGCTTCGGTACCTTCACAAGTTACAATCAAAGGATCTCTCATTGTGTCATAGTATGATTCCATTGGGATCTTGTACGATGAAACTAAATGCGACAACTGAAATGATGCCCGTGACATGGCCTGGTTTCACTGACATCCACCCTTTTGCCCCTTCTGAACAGGCTCAGGGTTATCAG GAAATGTTCAATAATTTGGGTGACCTGTTGTGTACTATCACCGGGTTTGACTCCTTCTCTTTGCAACCCAATGCTGGCGCTGCTGGCGAGTATGCCGGACTAATGGTTATCCGTGCATATCATAAG TCAAGAGGAGACCATCACCGGAACGTGTGTATCATACCTGTTTCAGCACATGGGACAAATCCGGCCAGTGCTGCAATGTGCGGAATGAAAATTGTTCCTGTAGGAACTGATTCCAAGGGTAACATCAACATTGAAGAATTAAGGAAAGCTGCTGAAGCTAACAGGGACAAGTTATCTGCTCTCATG gTCACTTATCCTTCAACCCATGGAGTGTATGAAGAAGGGATCGATGAGATATGTAGAATAATCCATGACAATGGAGGTCAAGTGTACATGGATGGGGCTAACATGAATGCCCAg GTTGGTTTGACAAGTCCGGGTTTTATTGGAGCAGATGTTTGCCATCTGAATCTCCACAAAACCTTCTGCATTCCACATGGAGGTGGTGGACCTGGCATGGGACCTATTGGTGTCAAGAAGCATTTGGCACCCTTTTTGCCTTCACATCCAGTG GTATCAACTGGAGGTATCCCAGCCCCTGACAAATCACACCCTCTTGGTACCATTTCTGCTGCACCTTGGGGCTCTGCACTTATCTTGCCGATATCATACACTTACATAGCCATGATGGGGTCAAAGGGACTGACTGACGCTTCAAAGATAGCTATTCTGAATGCAAACTACATGGCAAAACGGTTGGAG AACTACTACCCCGTTCTTTTCCGTGGTGTCAATGGAACAGTTGCTCATGAATTCATTGTGGACTTAAGAGGATTTAAG AACACCGCTGGAATAGAACCTGAAGATGTTGCTAAACGTCTTATGGACTATGGATTCCATGGTCCTACAATGTCATGGCCTGTTCCAGGCACACTCATGATTGAACCCACTGAAAGTGAAAGCAAG GCGGAGCTCGATAGGTTCTGTGATGCTCTCATCTCCATTAGGGAAGAAATTGCTCAGATTGAGAATGGAAAAGCTGATATCCACAACAATGTTCTGAAG GGAGCTCCTCATCCACCATCTTTGCTCATGGGTGATGCATGGACAAAGCCATATACACGTGAATACGCCGCTTTCCCTGCTTCCTGGCTTCGTACTGCTAAGTTCTGGCCTACTACAG GACGTGTTGACAATGTATATGGTGATCGCAACCTCATTTGCACCCTTCTCCCAGTGTCGCAGATGGTTGAAGAAGAGGCGGCAGCCAACGCGTAA